ATCTGCAATCACGCGGCATCAGGCAGCAGGAGGCGCGGCACATGATTCTTTACGCGTTTGCCGCAGAGTTAACGGAAGCTATCCATGATAGCGCCCTTAAACAGCAGGTGCTGGCGCGAATCGGCCAGCGACTGCCCGGAGGCCTGGTATGACATTTCCTGTAGAAAAAGTACGGGCGGATTTTCCCATACTGCAGCGTGAAGTTAACGGCCTGCCGCTGGCTTACCTGGACAGCGCAGCCAGCGCTCAAAAACCTAATCAGGTGATTGATGCTGAATCTGCCTTCTACCGTCACGGCTATGCTGCGGTACATCGGGGTATCCATACGTTAAGCGCGCAGGCGACCGAAAGCATGGAGAATGTGCGTAAGCAGGCGTCGCGGTTTATTAACGCCCGCTCCGCAGAAGAACTGGTGTTCGTGCGCGGTACGACGGAGGGCATTAACCTTGTCGCCAACAGTTGGGGAACGGAAAATATTCGCGCCGGGGATAACATTATCATCAGCGAGATGGAGCATCACGCCAACATCGTTCCCTGGCAGATGCTGTGCGAGCGCAAAGGCGCTGAACTGCGCGTGATCCCATTGCATCCTGACGGTACGCTGCGGCTGGAGACCTTAGCTGCGCTGTTCGATGACCGGACCCGACTACTGGCCATTACCCACGTTTCCAATGTGCTGGGGACGGAAAACCCACTGCCGGACATGATTGCGCTGGCGCGCCAGCATGGGGCGAAAGTGCTGGTGGATGGCGCCCAGGCCGTGATGCACCATGCTGTTGACGTCCAGGCGCTGGACTGCGATTTTTACGTTTTCTCCGGCCATAAACTTTACGGGCCGACCGGCATCGGCATTCTGTATGTTAAAGAGGCGTTGCTGCAAGAAATGCCGCCGTGGGAAGGGGGCGGGTCGATGATCTCGACCGTCAGCCTGACGCAGGGAACGACATGGGCGAAAGCGCCCTGGCGTTTTGAGGCGGGAACGCCGAATACTGGCGGCATCATCGGTCTCGGCGCGGCGATTGATTATGTGACGTCGCTGGGACTGGATAAGATTGGCGATTATGAGCAGATGCTGATGCGCTATGCGCTGGAGCAACTGGCGCAGGTGCCTGATATCACGCTATATGGCCCGGCGCAGCGGTTGGGCGTCATCGCGTTTAATCTGGGTAAACACCACGCTTACGACGTCGGCAGCTTTCTTGATAATTACGGTATCGCGGTACGAACAGGGCATCACTGCGCAATGCCGCTCATGGCCTGGTATGGCGTGCCGGCAATGTGCCGGGCTTCGCTGGCGATGTATAACACCCATGAAGAAGTGGACCGACTGGTGGCAGGATTAACGCGTATCCACCGCTTATTGGGATAACAGTGAGGTTTTATGGCTGCGCTACCGGATAAAGAAAAACTGCTGCGTAACTTTACGCGTTGCGCTAATTGGGAAGAGAAATATTTATATATTATTGAGTTGGGGCAGCGCCTGGCGGAGTTAAATCCGCAGGATCGTAATCCGCAAAATACGATTCATGGCTGTCAGAGCCAGGTGTGGATCGTGATGCGGCGAAACGCCAACGGCATTATCGAATTGCAGGGCGACAGCGACGCGGCGATCGTTAAGGGCCTTATGGCGGTGGTATTTATTTTGTACCACCAAATGACGGCGCAGGATATTGTGCATTTTGATGTCCGGCCATGGTTCGAAAAAATGGCGCTTGCGCAGCACCTCACACCTTCTCGTTCTCAGGGGCTGGAAGCAATGATTCGCGCAATTCGCGCTAAGGCCGCCACTCTTAGCTAAACTGTACAGACAGCGTTCTACCTGATGTCAAATCCTTTGTCGGACGGCGACGTCGCTTTATCCAGAGTGGATAGAGCGTGTATTTTGTTATTCTGATAAGCGAAGCGCTACCAGTCGTCGCAGAGGGCATCACCAGGAATACAGGAGGTTTGGTATGAAACGTGCGTCTTTCATTACGCTAACTATTATCGGCGCGTATAGCGCGTTACAGGCAGCCTGGGCGGTTGATTATCCATTACCGCCCGAAGGCAGCCGTCTTATTGGTCAGAATCAAACCTATACCGTACAGGAAGGTGATAAAAACCTGCAGGCTATAGCCCGGCGTTTTGATACGGCGGCGATGCTCATTCTTGAAGCGAACAATACGATTGCGCCGGTGCCTAAGCCCGGTACGCTAATTACCATTCCCTCGCAGATGCTATTGCCGGATGCGCCCAGGGAAGGCGTTATCGTCAATCTCGCGGAGCTACGGCTGTATTATTACCCGCCGGGAGAAAACCGCGTACAGGTGTATCCCATCGGCATCGGTTTGCAGGGACTGGAAACTCCCGTCATGGACACCCGGATAGGGCAAAAGATCCCCAACCCGACGTGGACGCCGACGGCAGGCATACGCCAACGTTCGCTTGAGCGGGGGATCACGCTGCCGCCGGTGATCCCTGCCGGGCCAAATAACCCGCTGGGACGCTATGCGCTGCGTCTGGCGCACGGTAATGGGGAATATCTCATTCATGGCACCAGCGCGCCGGATAGCGTAGGTCTGCGTGTGAGTTCCGGTTGCATTCGCATGAACGCGCCGGACATCAAGGCGTTATTTGCGCAGGTCAGAACGGGGACGCCGGTAAAAGTGATTAACCAGCCAGTGAAATTCTCTGTCGAGCCGAATGGCATTCGTTATGTAGAGGTACACAGGCCGCTATCGCCGGAAGAAGAGCAAAACGTGCAGACAATGCCCTATGTGTTGCCTGCGGAATTTACCGCGTTCAGAAACGCGCAAGGGGTGGATAGTCGCTTGGTCGATAAGGCGCTATACCGGCGAGCCGGGTATCCTGTCAGCGTGAGCGCCGGGCAGACGCCGGCGGTAAATACGACCGCAGTCGAATCCGCTCAGAACGGTTTTGTCGGGGAAGAGGGGCAAACGCGCGCGACGCAGTAGCCTTTGCAGCAAACGACGGACAAAAAAATGGCGCACGATGTGCGCCATTTTATATTGTGCGTCAAATTATTTACAGATGCGGAATACTTTGTTGTCCAGACGTTGGTTCGCGCGAGCAGCATCGTCTTTAGCAGCCTGAACGTCGGAACGCATTGCATTTACGTCATTACTCAGTTGCTCAACTTTAGCGCTCAGCGTCTGTACATCGGAAGACAACTGATCGATTTTAGCGTTGCTTGAACAACCTGCCAGTAACGTGGAACCCAGAACTACTGCACCTAAGATCAGCTGGTTAGTACGGTTCATAACAATAACATTATACTTTGTGTGGTTATGTGGGTAAAAAAAATGGCGCACGATGTGCGCCATTTTTATTACGCAGGTACTATTACTTACGGTATTTAGTAGCCTGGTTGTCCAGACGCTGGTTAGCGCGAGCTGCGTCGTCTTTAGCAGCCTGAACGTCGGAACGCATTGCGTTCACGTCGTTGCTCAGCTGGTCAACTTTAGCGTTCAGAGTCTGAACGTCAGAAGACAGCTGATCGATTTTAGCGTTGCTGGAGCAACCAGCCAGCAGAGTAGAACCCAGGATTACCGCGCCCAGTACCAGTTTAGTACGATTCATTATTAATACCCTCTAGATTGAGTTAATCTCCATGTAGCGTTACAAGTATTACACAAACTTTTTTATGTTGAGAATATTTTTTTGATGGGAATGCACTTATTTTTGATCGTTCGCTCAAAGAAGCATCGAAATGCATGAAAGTCCCTAAAAAACCGAAAGAAAACAGGGGGCTTCCATCGGATTCTTCTTAGATAATCCGCAATTAGATAGTAAAATCCGATTTGATTTTTTTATTAATAGTGGCTATCGATTAAATAAAAAAAGCGCCGGAAGGGCGCTTTTTTAAACAAATTAATTCACACAACAATTATTACAGTACGTGAACAGAGGCGGTGTTAGTGGTGCCGCTTGGAACCAGCGCGCCGGAGACCATCACTACGACGTCGCCTTTCTGGGCGAGGCCGCTTTGCAGGGCGACATCTTTGCCCAGACGGTAGAAATCATCAGTAGAATTGATTTCTTTCACCAGCTGCGATACCACGCCTTTGCTCAGTACTAACTGACGGGCGGTCACTTCATTGGTGGTCAATGCCAGGATGGTGGCGTCCGGGAAGTATTTACGCACGGCGCGAGCGGATTTACCGCCCTGGGTCGCTACCACGATCAGCGGCGCTTCCAGTTTTTCGGCGGTTTCTACCGCGCCGCGGCATACTGCTTCCGTAATGCGCAGTTTACGGCTGTCGTTGTTGTAGTCCAGACGGCTGTTCATGACGCGGTCGGTACGTTCGCAGATGGTCGCCATGATAGAAACGGCTTCCAGCGGGTATTTCCCTTTTGCGGATTCGCCGGACAGCATAACCGCATCCGTACCGTCGAGGATGGCGTTCGCAACGTCGCCTGCTTCTGCGCGGGTCGGACGCGGGTTTTTGATCATAGAATCCAGCATCTGAGTCGCGGTGATCACGACTTTACGTGCGCGGATACATTTTTCGATCATCATTTTCTGCGCAAAAATCACTTCTTCAACCGGGATTTCTACGCCCAGGTCGCCACGCGCAACCATGATGCCGTCGGAAGCTTCGAGAATTTCATCGAAGTTGTTCAGGCCTTCCTGGTTTTCGATCTTAGAGATAATCTGGATATTTTCGCCGCCGTGAGCTTTCAGATGCTCGCGAATTTCGACAACGTCAGAACGTTTACGGATAAAGGACGCCGCAACAAAGTCAACGCCCTGTTCGCAACCGAAGATCAGGTCCTGTTTGTCTTTTTCAGCCAGCGCCGGCAGAGCAATAGAAACGCCCGGCAGGTTAACGCCTTTGTTCTCGCCCAGATCGCCGTTGTTCAGCACCTTACAAATGACTTTATTGCCTTCGATGGCGGTCACTTCCATACCGATCAGACCATCGTCAACCAGGACGGTGTTGCCAACGCTCAGGTCGCTGGTAAAGCCTTCATAGGTGACGGCAACGATTTCATTATTACCGACCACGGATTTGTCGGTGGTAAAAGTAAAGGTTTGGCCCGCTTTCAGCGAAACGTCGTTACCGCCTTCCAGTTTAATGGTGCGGATTTCTGGTCCTTTAGTATCAAGCAGAATAGCGGCTTTTTTACCAGTTTTGCTCATCACGTTGCGCAAATTCTGGATACGCTGACCGTGTTCTGCATAATCGCCATGAGAGAAGTTCAGACGCATCACGTTCATGCCCGCGTCCAGCATTTTGCTTAACATCTCTTCGGATTCGGTTTTCGGACCGATAGTACAAACAATTTTCGTCTTTTTCATGACAGTCTTAGTCTTTAAGTTGAGGAGGATATGGAAATCTGGCTTCGGGCGCGCACGGCCCGGAAGCTAAGCCTGTGTTGCTAAAGTGATGATGCCTCGCTCTAAGGATAGGTGACATCGAAAGAGCGTGCAGAGGAATGTGTGCTCGCGTTTCAGCCCAACGGGAAGGGGATAATTTTAGTCGTTGAGTTTTACAGTCCAATGCGCTGAAACCATTCAAGAGACAATTGGCGCGCATTATACGCTGAAATTTACAAAAAAGGAAAATGAAAACCCTGTTTCAAAAGACATCTGTGCAGATCCACAACGGTTTGTTATTACGCTGTTTACGATGTCGCTGGCGATAACGCCGCCCGAACAGGGGCGGCGTTGCGCAACAGCGGGTGTTGTTGCGCATAATGTCAATCGAGCAACTTTTTGCCTTCCAGGTCGATGGCGATGTTTTGGTTGTGTGCTTTTCGATAGCACAGAATCGCTATCCCGATGGCCGCCCAGCTAATTCCGAGTATCAGAGCGTGAATGTTCATGTTTAAACAGACGTAGCCGATGACGATCATCCCCATGATCGGCGAAATGACATGGGCGAAAATGCGCCGCTGGGCTTTCATCCGGAAATTGAACAGGATAAACACACACAGGTTCACGACAAAAAAAGCGAAAAGCGCGCCAAAGTTCACCAGCGTGGAGATAGATTCAATCTTGCCGGAAAACAGGTAGCTGAGCAGCAGGGTGACGCCGCCGGTAAACAGAATGGCATAATCCGGCGTTTTACGCGTGGTATGGACGTGAGCGAGGAAGGCGGGCAACATTCGGTCGCGCCCCATTGAAAATAACACTCTGGACACCGCCGTTTGCGCGGTAATAATGTTGCCGACGGCGCACACAAACGCCACAATGATGGAAAACGCCACTTTGAGCCAGATACCGCCAACGTTGCCGGCAATGGTGAAAAATGCTTCATTCGTCGCATTACCTTCCGCGAAGCGGTCGACGTTACCGGTGGCGAACGCCGCAAACGCCACAACGATAATAAACAGTACCGTCGCCAAAACTAACGCCAACAGCGTTGCTTTACTGACGGCGCGTCCCCCGCCTTCGCTTTCTTCACTTAATGTACTGATAGCGTCAAAGCCGAGAAAGTTCAGCGCAGCCACCGAAATCGCCGTCGCGATGAGCCCTGGGGTGAACCACTGTGAATCGAAAAAAGGCCGGAAGGAAAGCGTTATCTGACTACTGTCCAGCAGCATCAGACGGACAATGAGTAGCACGAAAATCGCCAGAATACCGAGTTGAATAAAGACCAGTAACTTATCGAATTTCGCCGTTTGCTGTATCCCGAGATAGTTGACTCCGGTGCCAATAGCCACATAAATCAACGGCCAGACCCAGACCGGGATTTGCGGTAAAATAGCGTGGACCGCGACGCCGCCCAGCACTGCCACGAGCGTAGGGAACAAAAGATAATCCAGCAGTAATATCCATCCGGTCAGAAACCCTACGGCGGGATTAATGCATACGCCAGCATACGCATAGGCCGAACCCGACGAGGAGATATGCTGCGATAAGGTAGAGTAGCTGTACGCGGTAAAAAACATCGCGATCGCGCCAATAATATAAACCAGCGCAACCATACCGTGCGAAAGATTATAAACGACGCCATAAAGAGAGACTGGCGCGATAGGCACCATAAACACCAGACCATAAAGCACTAAATCGGTAAGAGACAATTTTTTGACTTTTTTCATGATAAATACCTTAATGGCTTTTTATGCCAGATCGCGTAAAAACGCGCTTACCGCTGCGAGGCAGGGCGCGATATTTTCTTCATGCGGGTTATGGCTGCTGCCGGGAATAGTGACCGCGCGGCAGTCTGAAATGTGAGAGAGAAGCGGAGAGACGACGCGCTCGGTTGCCTGATCGTTTTCGCCGCGTAGTACCAGAACAGGACAGCGTATCTGGCACAAATGGGGCGTAATATCCCAGTCGGCAAGTTTGCCATTTGCCGCCAGTTCATTGGTTCCCCATAAAATGTGATAAACCGTAGGGTCGGCGGCGAACTGCGCATTAGAGCGCTGAACATGAACGGCTTCTTCCGCGAGGGTATAAACGTGTCTGGCATAATAAGCGACCAGCTGTTCCGGTGGGTTTTGATAAATGACGGCGGGCATAATGACGTTTTTGATATCGTCATCGGACATTGGCGTCAGAGCGTTAAAGAGCCGTATGGCTTCCTGTTGCCACAGGGCGATACTGGCCGGCGAACTGGCCAGTATCGTCCCGCGAAGCCCGGCAGGCTGTAAGCAGGCGTGCTCTGCGGCAAGCATTCCGCCCCAGGAATGTCCCAGTATCGAATACCCGTGTCCAATACCCAGGTGATGAATTAATTGGGTTAATTGACGGAGATAACGCGCAATAGTCCAGAAAGACGCGTCAGCATGAGGAAAATGCGTTGAACGACCGCAGCCATATTGATCGTAAAATATTACCATGCGCCCGTCATCAGCCAGACGGCGATAATTTAATAAATAATCAAAGCCGCCAGAAGGGCCGCCATGAAGGATAATGAGCGGCGTGAGTAATGATTTTCTGTCTCCATAAATCCGATAGCTTGTCAATATGTTTTCAGAAAACATTTCGCCATAGAGATAAGTATCATTCATATTCTTAATGACTCAGTGTGTGGCAGGGCAGGCGAAATTTATATTCGCCTGGATAATATTATTTTTTTATTGTGTGTAAAACATTACACCAGAAGGTGGCGTAATGTTCCCATTGCAGAAACTGCGGACTTCCCCAGTGCGGCGAACAATCACTGGCAAAACAACATACTTTCCCTTTATGGTAAGTACCCATAACTAACAGTGGATCGCCATTAATTTCAGCAAGGACCTGACTATTTTCTTTGGCGATAAGCTTGTTATAGCCCAACAGCGGCGGCCATTCGCTAAATGGCTGGGTAATAACATGCTCTACCGCAGTATTTACTGCTTTACATCCTTGCGGTAGTTCTACGCGGTCATCTACATCCAGCATATCAACCGGCAATACTTCCGCCAGAACCGTATTTTTATAATTGGCTTTTGCTTCTATTCCCGTAAAGGATAAATACCCGCCGATCATTAACAGACCGCCGCCCTCAGCAACATAATCGGCGATAAGTTGTAATGCATCAGGAATAATGTCCATATTATAAAACGTTCTGTTTTGTAGCAGGAACGTATTGCTACCGATATCACTGATGACGATCGCATCATAGCAGGCTAATGCTTCGGCGGTTTGTGGAAAACGAGTTTGCACAATATGGGCAGGCATGTAGTCCACATCGATATTACCCTGGCGTAAGCAGGATAATAAATAGTCTGCACCTTCTTCATATTTGCTCGATGTAAAGCTATCAAAACCTTTAGAGTGAATCATATGAATGTGCCAGGATTCGCCAATAAATAAAATTTTCATTATGTCACCTGTTAATTAATGTGAATGACTTTATTAGATTGGGTACGCATTCGATGTAAAACCTGCAAGTGCTGAGGCATACTCGACGCACCGACTTGTTCCACCGCCAGAGAAGCGAAAGCGGAGGCATATTGAATGGCTGCGACCATGTCTGCTTGTCGCGCCAGCGCGGCGGCTAAGGCGCCATTAAAAGCGTCACCGGCCCCAGCGGCATCTTTTACCACGGCGCTCCACGCAGGAATATACAACGTGCGGGCGTGCTCACAGATCAGAGAGCCACGGGCGCCAAGGGTAATGATGACTTTTTTCACCCCGGATTGCAGAATAATATTTCCGGCTTTTTTTGCATCATTAATATCAGTAATGGTTACACCGGATAAAAAAGAGGCTTCAGTTTCATTCGGCGTGATGATGTCAATATCAGATAATAAATGCGTCACCTGTTTCGTATAGGGGGCAGGGTTCAGCATGATCATTTTATTTTCTTGTTTGCCCAGACGAATAAATTCAGTCAACGCTTCAATGTTCGTTTCGAGCTGCATTAACATAACGTCAGACTCGGCGATATAACGGTGTTGCTCATTAATCTCTTGCGTGGTGAGCATCATATTGGCGCCAGGGTAGATGGCGATAATATTATCGCCATCCACGGCGGAGACATAGATCAATGCGCTACCGGTGGGTGCTTTATCTGTTTGATACGCGCTGTATGAGGTGATGCCTGATTGAATAATATGATTCATAGCAAATGCGCTGAACTGATCTTTGCCCACTTTAAAAATAAAATGTGCCGCAGCGCCAGCGTTGTTTGCCGCTAAAGCCTGGTTGGCTCCTTTACCTCCAGGATAGAATCCAAATTGACTGGCCAGAATGGATTCTCCGCTTTGTGGAAACCACGGCACGGTTGCTGAAACATCAATATTGAATGAGCCTAAAACACACACCTTGCCTGCTTTTTTTGGGTTTTCCCGGCGCAGTTTTGCATCCTGATGGATTGGCGTGGCGATAGTGCTGGAGATATCAATCTTATTTTCAGTGATAAGCTTACTCAGCGCGTCACGGTTTAAAATCCCTCCGCCATAGCAACGCTGAAGCATACCTGATTTCTGGAAATAGCGTAGATCGGAACGAATAGTCTCCTGGCTAACCTTATAAAGGTCTGAAAGTTTACTGACGCTAACACTATTATCCTTTATCAGTAAATTAATGATGGCATGACGTCTTTCTTCTTTAAACATATTGCCTCCGGGTAGTGAGTTGAATTGTATTTATGGCAATGTTGTCATGCGGTGAATTCAATCACAGATTATGCGGTCAACCGGAAGTAACCCCAAATGAATGTCAATAATCAGAAGCGCAGCCAATGTGTTAAATATTAATTGCTTACAGAAGGGGAAAATAGTTTTGTGAGTGTTGTCATATATTTTCTATGTAATATGACGGGGTGAACGTAAAATAGTTGGGCTTGCACGATTCAGTGAGTATATGCAGCCGGACAGCGTTCGCTTATCAGTCTCTACCCTCGACGAAATAAGACGATATCGCTCTCCGGCCCGGGGGTTATATACGCTCGATTTTTGCCGGCAGCCCCTGACGTACTGCCGCGCCAGAAACCCAGTCGAGCCAGGTGTTGGTAATGGTTCTTGTCGGATCGGCAAAGCCCAGATCGTTAAGATTTATGCCTGCCCTGATTTGTGGATCATACGGCATAGGCACGCCATCCAGAGAGTGCTGCGTTGCGCCCATCTCGCGGTGGCCATATCCGTGTTCGATGGCGATGACGCCTGGCATCACGCCATTTAACAAACTGATTTGCGCCACGACCTGACCGCCCGGCGTAATGATCCGTACCCGATCGCCATGTTGCAGTCCATAACGCTCGCCGTCTTGCGGATTCAGCGCCACCAGGTTTGCTGGCTTCACATGGTGTAAGCGCGGGATGACGGCTGTTGAGCTGGACATGGTATTTGATTTAAATGAAATCAGTTTCAGCGGCCATTGCCCAATGGGAAACTGGTCGTCAATCGCACGACCATCTGACAAACGCGCCGGATACCAGACCGGGCAACCGCTGAAGCGCTCCCCGGTGATGGCGTGACGGTGGGCGGCGACATCTGCATTCCAGATCTGTAAGGGTTTTTTCCACGCGTTACCTAACCGTTGCTCCGTATAGCCGCTATCCTCGGGCGCAAACCGGCCGCCACGCGAGTAGATAAACGCCACGCGACCGACCTCATCAGCTTTAAGCGTGTGCTGAATTGCTGGCAGAATGCGGCTGACGCCGGTAAGCGAAATATCTTCCTGATTTGCCAGCGCGACCGGCGTCTTGCCCATAAAGGCGATATTAGCGGCTACGCGCAGATAGAAGTCTTCCGCCCGGTTCAGTGGAAAAGTATTGCCCTGCGGATCGGTTATCGCCCGGTCGCCGAAGCCGGGCAGATGGAGCCGTTTTGCTACCGCAATACAAAATGCTTCCATTGAGACAGGTTGCCCGTCCGCCGTGCGGTGAGTGGCGGGGGCGACAACCGGCCAGCGGGCGGTAGTGGCTTTACTGGCTACGCCGCCCCAGGGCGCCGTAAAGCCCCAGCTCTCAAAATTGTGCGTATCCGGCACAATGTAATCCGCCAGCGCCGTCGTTTCATTCATAAAGGCGTCAATCGCGATAAAGAGCGGCAGTCGGCGAGGGTCTTTTAGTTTTTCTTCCGCCACGGCGCGTAGACCGGGAACACCGTAAAACGGGTTGCTCATATTGGAAATCCAGGCTTTAAGCGGATAAGGATAGCCTTCGAGCGCGGAGGTCAACAGTTCGGTAAGCTGGCCTGCCACAAAGGGATACCACGGCGCTTTGGCTGGATAAGGGGATTGCCCACCGGCAATTTTGTCGCGGTATTCTTCCGATGCTTCATAAGCG
This DNA window, taken from Salmonella enterica subsp. enterica serovar Typhimurium str. LT2, encodes the following:
- the sufS gene encoding selenocysteine lyase (similar to E. coli orf, hypothetical protein (AAC74750.1); Blastp hit to AAC74750.1 (406 aa), 87% identity in aa 1 - 406) encodes the protein MTFPVEKVRADFPILQREVNGLPLAYLDSAASAQKPNQVIDAESAFYRHGYAAVHRGIHTLSAQATESMENVRKQASRFINARSAEELVFVRGTTEGINLVANSWGTENIRAGDNIIISEMEHHANIVPWQMLCERKGAELRVIPLHPDGTLRLETLAALFDDRTRLLAITHVSNVLGTENPLPDMIALARQHGAKVLVDGAQAVMHHAVDVQALDCDFYVFSGHKLYGPTGIGILYVKEALLQEMPPWEGGGSMISTVSLTQGTTWAKAPWRFEAGTPNTGGIIGLGAAIDYVTSLGLDKIGDYEQMLMRYALEQLAQVPDITLYGPAQRLGVIAFNLGKHHAYDVGSFLDNYGIAVRTGHHCAMPLMAWYGVPAMCRASLAMYNTHEEVDRLVAGLTRIHRLLG
- the ynhA gene encoding putative SufE protein (involved in Fe-S center assembly; similar to E. coli orf, hypothetical protein (AAC74749.1); Blastp hit to AAC74749.1 (138 aa), 87% identity in aa 1 - 138), with the translated sequence MAALPDKEKLLRNFTRCANWEEKYLYIIELGQRLAELNPQDRNPQNTIHGCQSQVWIVMRRNANGIIELQGDSDAAIVKGLMAVVFILYHQMTAQDIVHFDVRPWFEKMALAQHLTPSRSQGLEAMIRAIRAKAATLS
- the ynhG gene encoding putative LysM domain protein (similar to E. coli orf, hypothetical protein (AAC74748.1); Blastp hit to AAC74748.1 (334 aa), 85% identity in aa 1 - 334), with the translated sequence MKRASFITLTIIGAYSALQAAWAVDYPLPPEGSRLIGQNQTYTVQEGDKNLQAIARRFDTAAMLILEANNTIAPVPKPGTLITIPSQMLLPDAPREGVIVNLAELRLYYYPPGENRVQVYPIGIGLQGLETPVMDTRIGQKIPNPTWTPTAGIRQRSLERGITLPPVIPAGPNNPLGRYALRLAHGNGEYLIHGTSAPDSVGLRVSSGCIRMNAPDIKALFAQVRTGTPVKVINQPVKFSVEPNGIRYVEVHRPLSPEEEQNVQTMPYVLPAEFTAFRNAQGVDSRLVDKALYRRAGYPVSVSAGQTPAVNTTAVESAQNGFVGEEGQTRATQ
- the lppB gene encoding putative methyl-accepting chemotaxis protein (similar to E. coli murein lipoprotein (AAC74747.1); Blastp hit to AAC74747.1 (78 aa), 88% identity in aa 2 - 71), translating into MNRTNQLILGAVVLGSTLLAGCSSNAKIDQLSSDVQTLSAKVEQLSNDVNAMRSDVQAAKDDAARANQRLDNKVFRICK
- the lpp gene encoding murein lipoprotein (links outer and inner membranes; similar to E. coli murein lipoprotein (AAC74747.1); Blastp hit to AAC74747.1 (78 aa), 96% identity in aa 1 - 78), producing MNRTKLVLGAVILGSTLLAGCSSNAKIDQLSSDVQTLNAKVDQLSNDVNAMRSDVQAAKDDAARANQRLDNQATKYRK
- the pykF gene encoding pyruvate kinase I (formerly F; fructose stimulated; pyruvate kinase I. (SW:KPY1_SALTY)) produces the protein MKKTKIVCTIGPKTESEEMLSKMLDAGMNVMRLNFSHGDYAEHGQRIQNLRNVMSKTGKKAAILLDTKGPEIRTIKLEGGNDVSLKAGQTFTFTTDKSVVGNNEIVAVTYEGFTSDLSVGNTVLVDDGLIGMEVTAIEGNKVICKVLNNGDLGENKGVNLPGVSIALPALAEKDKQDLIFGCEQGVDFVAASFIRKRSDVVEIREHLKAHGGENIQIISKIENQEGLNNFDEILEASDGIMVARGDLGVEIPVEEVIFAQKMMIEKCIRARKVVITATQMLDSMIKNPRPTRAEAGDVANAILDGTDAVMLSGESAKGKYPLEAVSIMATICERTDRVMNSRLDYNNDSRKLRITEAVCRGAVETAEKLEAPLIVVATQGGKSARAVRKYFPDATILALTTNEVTARQLVLSKGVVSQLVKEINSTDDFYRLGKDVALQSGLAQKGDVVVMVSGALVPSGTTNTASVHVL
- the orf48 gene encoding putative amino acid permease (amino acid permease YeeF like protein (gi|1526981)), whose translation is MKKVKKLSLTDLVLYGLVFMVPIAPVSLYGVVYNLSHGMVALVYIIGAIAMFFTAYSYSTLSQHISSSGSAYAYAGVCINPAVGFLTGWILLLDYLLFPTLVAVLGGVAVHAILPQIPVWVWPLIYVAIGTGVNYLGIQQTAKFDKLLVFIQLGILAIFVLLIVRLMLLDSSQITLSFRPFFDSQWFTPGLIATAISVAALNFLGFDAISTLSEESEGGGRAVSKATLLALVLATVLFIIVVAFAAFATGNVDRFAEGNATNEAFFTIAGNVGGIWLKVAFSIIVAFVCAVGNIITAQTAVSRVLFSMGRDRMLPAFLAHVHTTRKTPDYAILFTGGVTLLLSYLFSGKIESISTLVNFGALFAFFVVNLCVFILFNFRMKAQRRIFAHVISPIMGMIVIGYVCLNMNIHALILGISWAAIGIAILCYRKAHNQNIAIDLEGKKLLD
- the orf32 gene encoding putative hydrolase or acyltransferase (proline iminopeptidase like protein (gi|1526980)), which encodes MNDTYLYGEMFSENILTSYRIYGDRKSLLTPLIILHGGPSGGFDYLLNYRRLADDGRMVIFYDQYGCGRSTHFPHADASFWTIARYLRQLTQLIHHLGIGHGYSILGHSWGGMLAAEHACLQPAGLRGTILASSPASIALWQQEAIRLFNALTPMSDDDIKNVIMPAVIYQNPPEQLVAYYARHVYTLAEEAVHVQRSNAQFAADPTVYHILWGTNELAANGKLADWDITPHLCQIRCPVLVLRGENDQATERVVSPLLSHISDCRAVTIPGSSHNPHEENIAPCLAAVSAFLRDLA
- the orf245 gene encoding putative cytoplasmic protein (ORF 245 (gi|4456875)), whose amino-acid sequence is MKILFIGESWHIHMIHSKGFDSFTSSKYEEGADYLLSCLRQGNIDVDYMPAHIVQTRFPQTAEALACYDAIVISDIGSNTFLLQNRTFYNMDIIPDALQLIADYVAEGGGLLMIGGYLSFTGIEAKANYKNTVLAEVLPVDMLDVDDRVELPQGCKAVNTAVEHVITQPFSEWPPLLGYNKLIAKENSQVLAEINGDPLLVMGTYHKGKVCCFASDCSPHWGSPQFLQWEHYATFWCNVLHTIKK